The genomic interval ACGCAGAAGGGGACTCGCCAATATGGTTAATCGGAATTCTCGTCGTGTTCACTGCGCTATTTTATGTAATGGGGAACCGTTTAAAAAAGCTAGAATTTCTGCATAAGTTGATGAAAGGAACGACGCAGATCGGAATTCGTGCAGTATTTGCACTTATTCTACTCCTTGTAGCACTTGCTGAAAGTGTAGGCGCGGAGAATATTCTAGGGGCGTTTTTAGCAGGGTGCGTCGTAAGTTTACTTGGACCAGATAAAGATATGGTCGATAAACTCGATTCATTCGGATACGGATTCTTTATTCCGATCTTCTTTATTATGGTTGGGGTTGACCTGGATATCCCATCATTATTCAAGGATCCATCAAAATTATTATTAATACCTGTACTATTTGTCGTGTTTTATTTAACGAAAGCAATACCTCTTGCTGTATTGCTGAAATGGTATGACAGACAGACCGTACTTGCATCATCGTTTTTATTAACGGCAACATTATCTCTTGTTATTGCAAGTGCGAAAATCGCTGAACGACTTGGGACAATAGATGCGGCAACGTCAGGAACGTTAATATTAGCAGCTGTCATAACTTGTGTTATCGTACCGATATTCTTCAAGAAACTCTTCCCGGTTGCAGCTGTAGAAGAAAAAGTAATAAATATTGCATTTATCGGTAATAACCAGTTATCAATACCAGTTGCCCAAAGCTTTAAATCAGACTTGTACGTACCGACGTTAATATACCGCAAAAATAACGATGCGCGTAAAATAAGTGATATTAATGTTATAGAGCTTGATGATTATTCATTTGAAACATTGGATGAAATTGGATTATTTGATTTTGATATCGTTGTATGTTCTGCAAATGATGAATCGATTAACAGAAGTGTCGCACTAATGGCGAAAGAACAAGGCGTGCAACGTGTTATCTGCCGCGTTGAATCGAAGAAAGAAGACGAGCCATTAGTCGATAAAGATATTGAGATCTTCAGTGAGTTCCAGAGTACGAAGACATTACTAAAAGGTCTGATCGAATCACCGAACATGCTGAACTTATTATCAAACGTAGAAACATCACTATACGAAATCGAGATGCTGAATACTCGCTATCACGAAATGCGCTTACGTGAATTTCCGTTTAGAGGTGATATTATTTTCGTTCGTATATTACGTGGAAAAGATTCAATCGTACCGCACGGTGAGACAGAATTACACTTTAAAGACCGTCTAATTGTGACAGGCTCAAGACAATATGTAGACGAAATAAAGCGAGAGCTGGAATTATTTTAATTAATACTCCATGGAGGAAACTTCATGGAGTATTTTTATGAGGTGATTGGGATAAATGTGATGCGTGTCCTATATGAAAATGTAGCCGAGTGTCCCAAAAAGTGACACCCGCATATGAAAATGGAGCTGAGTGTCTCAAAAAGTGACACCCGCATATGAAAATGTAGCCGAGTGTCCCAAAAAGTGACACTCGCATATGAAAATGGAGCTGAGTGTCCCAAAAAGTGACACCCGCATATGAAAATGGAGCCGAGTGTCCCAAAAAGTGACACCCGCATATGAAAAGAGAGCCGAGTGTCCCAAAAAGTGACACCCGCATATGAAAATGGATCTGAGTGTCCCAAAAAGTGACACCCGCATATGAAAATGTAGCCGAGTGTCCCAAAAAGTGACACTCGCATATGAAAATGGAGCTGAGTGTCCCAAAAAGAGACACCCGCATATGAAAATGGAGCCGAGTGTCCCAAAAAGAGACACCCACATATGAAAATGGAGCCGAGTGTCCCAAAAAGAGACACCCGCATATGAAAAGAGAGCCGAATGTCCCAAAAAGAGACACCCGCATATGAAAAATGTAGCCGAGTGTCCCAAAAAGAGACACCCGCATATGAAAAGAGAGTCGAGTGTCCCAAAAAGTGACACCCGCATATGAAAATGGAGCTGAGTGTCCCAAAAAGAGACACCCGCATATGAAAATGGAGCTGAGTGTCCCAAAAAGTGACACCCGCATATGAAAATGTAGCCGAGTGTCCCAAAAAGAGACACCCGCATATGAAAATATAGCCGAGTGTCCCAAAAAGTGATACCCGCATATGAAAAGAGAGCCGAGTGTCCCAAAAAGTGACACTCGCATATGAAAATGTAGCTGAGTGTCCCAAAAAGAGACACCCGCATATAAAAAGAGAGTCGAGTGTCCCAAAAAGTGACACTCGCATATGAAAATGTAGCTGAGTGTCCCAAAAAGTGACACCCGCAAAATAAAAAAAGTTGGTAGATGGCAGCACCTTTGCCATTCATATAAAAAATCACCGTTTCAATATAAGAATTCGATAGTAAAACACAATATTTTTACTGAAATTCAACGTAACTTCTGATATATTTAGTAGTAGGTACTAGAACTTACTTTTATAAAGGAGACTTATATGTTAAATTTTCAGGATAAAGTGTATGTAATTATGGGTGTTGCCAATAAACGCAGTATTGGTTATGGTGTTGCACAAGTTTTAGATGAAGTTGGAGCAAAACTCATCTTCACATATCGTAAAGAACGTAGTATGAAAGAACTTGAAAGATTGCTACCTAACTTAAAAAATAATCAGAATGCATTAATGATTCAATGTGATGTACAGCAGGATGAGGATGTTGTTCGAGCATTCGAAACAATTAAAGATAAAGTAGGGCACATTGATGGCGTATTCCATTCGATCGCTTTTGCGAATATGGAAGATTTACGAGGTCGATTTATCGATACGAGTCGTGATGGGTTCCTGCTTGCACATGATATTAGTTCATACTCACTAACAATCGTTGCTAGAGAGGCAAGTAAATTAATGTCTGAAGGTGGATCAATCGTAACAACAACTTATCTTGGAGGAGAGTTTGCGATTCCGAATTATAACGTTATGGGTGTTGCAAAGGCTAGTTTAGAAGCAAATGTAAAATATTTAGCACTCGACTTAGGTCAGGACGGTATTCGTGTGAATGCAGTATCACCAGGTCCGATTAGAACATTAAGTGCTAAAGGAATCGGTGACTTTAACACAATCTTAAAACGTATCGAAGCAGAAGCACCATTAAAAAGAAATGTTGATGTTATTGAAGTAGGTAAAACTGCGCTTTATTTATTAAGTGATTTATCAAGTGGTGTAACAGGTGAGAATATTCACGTCGATAGTGGATATCACATCGTTGGATAAACAAATATCTTGAGTAATTTATATTCCTGTCACGCGCGAACTCTTGAGCGTGACAGCTATCCTTATTACAACAATAAAAAATCCGAGCGACATGAAATTATGTCGCTCGGGTTTTTGTTTATTTTCCTAATTTGAATGTTTCAAGAACGTTCCATGTTTCGTTTTCTAACTGATAACAAAGGCTGATTTTATCAATGACTTCATTGTGTTTTTCATCTTTCATCTGAAGTTGTCTCATAATATCTTCAAATTCCTGAGATGATAATCCTTGTCCAATCGTAAAGTGTGGTACGAATGGATGTACGTTTTTACCGTAGAAATCTCCGCTGTTAAATGCTTCAAATAACTGTGTTAAACCTTCATTCGGTGTAACTTTCAAATAAATGACGTTTTTTGTTGGGCTGAAGCTTGAGACTTTCTCAACATTTACTTCTACTGGTGTGCTATTATCTGCTACCGATTGAAGTTTTTCGGTAACGTGTTTCACTTCATCATCCGGCACTTCAAATGCATCTTTTAACGTAATATGTGGTGCAATGACTGCATAGTGTGCATCATAGCGCTTTCTATAATTATTAATATAATCCTGATATTGTTTAGATGGATATAATACAATTCCGAGTTTCATGTTGATCACCTCTAAATAGTTTGATAATTCAATTATATCAGATAATTTACAAAAAGTAATAATTTAACACATTTTTGATTTCTGGTTTCCACGTCTTCCAATTATGATTTCCTTGCAGTTCCTTATAATAATGCGCGCGGCCATGTCTATTTAAAGCATCGTGTAAATCTTGTATAGGTGTTAGGAAATCTGCTTCACTTCCATCTTTTAATGTGAATTCATACTCTTCATCTCCGACTACGATATAGTAATCTGCGTCCGTCTTAACTGCGGAATCGATTAATGTGTCTGTGATCATAGGGCTAAATAGTGCCGCTTGTTTAAATATGTCATATTCAATCGTCAGCATAAGTGCGATACTTGCTGCTAAACTATCACCGATTAAAAGTATCTCGTCACGATTAATATTAAATTCATCCGTTAAATATTGCAGCAAATCTTCATGAATAAATTGCATCATTGCAAGGCGTTTCTTTCCTTCTGGATGGTATTCTTCTGCTCTTATCGTAACGTTCGGGTAATGTACAAAGACAATGATATGTTCATTTAAATCAAGTGCATTATATGATTTATGCAATTGCGCAATTTGTGATAAATCCTGCCCATCAAATGCGATGATTAATTTTGGTTGCGCAATTTCTGCTGGTAAATATATGCCGAGTTTTACATCTCTTTGCAAAGCTTTACTCTTCATTATGACTGGGTTTACGAGTCCTATGTTCATGATTCTCTCTCCTTTAATATTAATATAGCATAATTAATGTAAATTATTTTAAATTCATCGATGGACGATGATAATTCGATTTAAACTAGGGTATAATGAGATATACATTATTTAAGGAGGTAACTATGACTAATAAAGTATGGTTCAGATTTGGCGTTGGATTATTACTGACGTTTTTAATCATTAAATATTTTCTTGAGATCAATCATATTTTTTATCCGATAATTATTATCGTCAAATCAATTATTCTTCCATTATTACTCGGTGGTTTTCTGTATTATATCGTCATTCCTTTTCAGGATAAGCTCGAGGAGAAACGTAATTTAAAACGATGGCAAAGTGTAACGGTTATTATGCTGTCATTCTGTTTATTAATCGGCATACTCATCTCGTTTGTCGGTCCGATAGTTTCGAAGCAGACGAATAACTTTATCGATAATTATCCTACTATTCAGCATGAATTTGAAAATTACGTAAGTATTGCACTTGATCAGCGTGATAAATTACCGGATGATATGAAAGATAATATTAATAAGGCGATTGAAAAAGTAAATGCTTATTCCGGGAAAATTGTTGCAAATGCGTTCTCATTTATAACGCAGTTCATTTCAACAGTATTTTTGCTTATTTTAGTGCCGTTTTTCTTAATTTATATGCTGAAGGATCACGATAGATTTGTCCCGTTTGTTGCAGCACCTTTTTCGGGTATGCGTAAAGTTTTTGTCGTTAATTTATTTAAAGATATCGACAAAACGTTACGTTCATATATTCAGGGGCAAGTGACGGTAAGTATTATTTTGGGGATTTTATTATTAATTGGTTACTTAATAATCGGTTTAGATTATGCTGTCATTCTTGCATTATGGGGAATGGTGACTAACTTAATTCCTTTCTTAGGTCCTTATATGGCTGTTATACCTGCAATTATTATTGCATTAATTCAGGATCCGATGATGGCGATTTATGTTATTATCATTATGTTTATCGCACAGCAGTTAGAAGGTAACGTAATTACACCTAACATTATGGGGAAAACGTTAAACATGCATCCGTTAACAATTATTACTGTTATTCTTGCAGCGGGTAATTTAGGAGGATTCTTTGCAATATTAGTAGCAGTACCGACATATGCTGTAATTAAGACGATAGTAAGAAACGTTTATATGCACCGTCAGGACATTACGAGTGAAGCGAATAAAGTAGTAACAGAGAAGCGTGAACATTAAGCGTACAAGTTACTTGTACGCTTTTTTATATAAGTGAAATATGTTAAAATAAATGAAACGAAATAAAGGAGTTAACCGATGAAAAAGGTCAGAAAAGCAGTAATACCGGCAGCGGGCATTGGTTCAAGATTTCTTCCGGCGACAAAGGCGATGCCAAAGGAAATGCTGCCTATATTAGATAAACCGACGATTCAGTATATTGTAGAAGAAGCGGTAGCAGCAGGGATTGAAGATATTATTATCGTTACAGGGAAACATAAACGTGCGATTGAAGATCATTTTGATGCACAGATGGAACTGGAACATCATTTAAAGAGTAAAGGTAAAGATGATTTACTTCAGAAAGTACAGCATTCAACGCATTTAGCAAATATTTTTTATGTGAGACAGAAATCTCCTCAAGGGCTGGGGCATGCAATATGGACAGCGAAACAGTTTATCGGTGATGAGCCATTTGCGGTGCTGTTAGGGGATGATATTGTTGAGTCTGAAACGCCTGCAATTAAACAGCTGATGGAGCAATATGAATCTACAGGTAAATCAGTCATTGGTGCTAAAACTGTTTCATATGAAGATACAGAACGATACGGCATTATTGAATCGAAGTCTCAGCACGGTCGATTATATGAAATTAATCATTTAATTGAAAAACCTAAGCTCGGAACGACCGATTCAAGACTTGCCATTATGGGTAGGTACATCTTAACACCGGATATCTTTACATATTTAGAGGAACAGAATATTGGCGCAGGTGGCGAAATTCAGTTAACAGATGCAATTGCACGTGTCAATGAAACGGATGAAGTATACGCATATGACTTTATCGGAAATCGTTACGATGTAGGTGACAAAATCGGGTTTGTCAAAACGACGATGGAATATGCAATGCGCTCAAATATGAAAGATGACTTAATACCATTTTTAGAAGATTTGATTAAAACATATAAATAAAATTAATAAATAAACGCATGAGGACGATCCTCATGCGTTTTTAGATTTAAAGAAATACAACATATAAAATAATGAGAGACTGATAAATACGATCGCCGAAGTGTATAACGTATAGTCTGTATTTCGGAATAGTTCTGTTATAATACCACCGATAATCGGTCCGAGCATCGTGCCGATACCTTGTAGACTATTGAATACACCCCACGATTCTTCTTTCAGTGCATCGTCCACCTGACTTGCCATAAAGGCATTCCAACCTGGGAGTAATAAGCCGTAGAATAAACCGATTACAACTGCCGCACATAAAACAAATGTATAATTTACGACTTGTGTCATCAGCATAATACTCACGCCGAAAATAAAAAATCCAGCGAGAATGACGATATGGGAATAAATATTAGAAACATCATCCATAAACTTAGAAATAAATAACATTGATATTGTACAACCGACACCACCTGCAATAAGTATGTATGTATATTCAAGCGTTGTTACATTTAAACTGTTGACTGCATAAGACGGTAATATCGGTACGAGCATACCGATTGCAATGCCCTGAAACATAATTCCAGGAAAAAGTACTAAATGTCTGCTCATAACGTGTTTAATATGCTGATACTGCGTCTTCAATGATTTCTTCTCAATAAACGAAACTTCAACTTGTACAAATAAGTATAATATCCATGCAAAAAGTACAAATAACGGCATTAAATAAATAAACTTTGTTGGATGTACTTTTATAATTAAGTTCATACCAATCATTCCACTCATCATCCCAACAAGCCAGGCGAAATAAACATAACCCATATGTTTACTGCGTTTACTTTCCTCAACACTTGAAAGCATGATAACCCATATCGGACTAACTGCGATTCCAAGCAGGATGGCCCCTAGAAATAACGTAACCGGACTACGGTCAAATACGATTAATGTAAGCCCCATAAGCGCGATAAAAAATCCCGCATTTAAAACTTTTTTCGTACCGTATCGCTTTAATAAAAATCCGATGCCGAAGTTTGTTAAAGCATCACTTACGAAGTGTAGCGTAATACACGCGGATATAATCCCAACCGTAATATTACCGACAGTCGGTAATATCGGCAGAAAGCTTAATATATACATTCCACGTGCGAATTCCATCAGAAACAATATAACGATCATTAACCAGAAGTTTTTGCCTTTAAACTTACTTTGCGAAGAGTCGGGCATATAATCCTGCTTTCGAAGTAGCAATTGACTGAGAATTAGTAGATTCCAGTAACTGCATTAAAGACATACATATATATTTTGATGATTCCGGTAAATAATGCTTTTGCATATTTTCTTTATATTGTTTAAGCTGGTGCTCATCGCTCAGTAATTCCAGAACTGTTGCAGTCGTTTCTTCATAAGAATTCGTAATACGGGAAAAACCTTTCTCAGTGAAATATATTGCATTTTCACCTTCCTGACCCGGCGCTGGATTAAAGAAAACGAGTGGTATGCTTTTACATAAACTCTCTGAAATTGTAATACCACCAGGCTTCGTTAACATTAAATCACAGCTTGCCATCCACCTAGCCATCTCTTTCGTAAAGCCGATAATTAACACATTTGGGTTATCTTTATATGCTGCTTTTAGCGTATCAATAAGTTGTGTGTTATTACCGCAAACAACGACATATTGGTGGTCACTTTCTTCCGTTAATGTTGCAAGCATCTCATTGAAACCACCAACAACACCAAATGCACCGGCAACCATTAATAATGTCTTCTTATTCGGTTGTAATCCATTATTTGTTAACCATGCATTACGCTCAACTTCTTCGTTGAAGCGTTCATGAATCGGTATACCTGTAACATCAATGATTGATGGATCTACACCGTACTGGATAAGTTGTGATTTCGTATGTTCAGTTGCTACGAAATAGCGGTTGCTGTTTGGTGTGTACCAGTTTTTATGCATCGTATAATCAGTGATCACAGTCGCTACAGGGATATCCACACCGAGATCTTTCTTAATAATCGACATTGCAGGGGTTGGGAACGTTAACAGTATTAAATCTGGTTTTTCTTTCATGATCAGATTAATGAGTCTGTTCAGCCCATAGTATCTATAGAAACACTTTTCTGGATTATCCTGATTCGCATAATAAAAATAGCGATAGGATTTTCTGAAGTATTTATAACTGTTAATATAATATTTTTTGGCAATGCTATTAATAATAGGATGTGCCTCCTGATATAAATCATGTTCAATCACAGTTAAGTTCGGTAAATGCATACGATTTAATTGATTTACAATTGAATTCGTAACAGAAATATGACCATTTCCATATGAACCTGTGATGATCAGAATCTTCTTATTGTTTGACATTGCGCACACTCCGATTCTAAAAGTTAAAGTCATACTATTATTATTCATAAAATAATACAACTTGTCATTAAAAATACAAAAAAATTACAATATTTATAAAAAATAAATATTTATTAAATTAAATATTGCGATGCTATTTTAATAATACAATGTTTAACAATGTAAACACTACTAAAAACATTAAAAGCACGAATATTTTGATATATAAATATTCAATGCTCTGCCCTTTAAACATTATTCGCGTTAAATTATCAGCACTATATTTCAGTGGCATGATCATGCTTATAATACGTCATACAGGATGCATCGTATCGAGTGGAATAATCCCGATGAACAATAGTTGCGGCACGATAATGATAGGTATAAATTGTATCATCTGAAACTCGTTTGTGGCAAACGTAGAAATAAAGAGACCGATAACGAGTGCCGTCATTGCAAGTACAAGATTCATCATGATGAATAAGAATATACTACCTTCCACTTCAAATGCATGATTGCAAACGGGTTGAAACCTATTATATAGCCGAGTACGATTTCATATCGACGTATCGGGGTAGAGTGTAGTTTTTTAGCGTTCCGTGTGTACGCTCTTTCATTCTATTATAACTAATTTATTGTATAAAACGATTGTCAAAGATACATAAACTTATTAAAAAGGTGTATAATTAAGAATTGACTAAAGGAGGCTTCTTATGAAAACATCTGAATTACTTTCTAAAATTAAAGCCAAAAAATTATACGGAACATTTCCTGAACATATAAACAAGGTCGTCGTTGATTCAAGAAACGCTGATGCTAATAGCGTATTCGTAGCGAGTCACGGTTATACTGTAGACAGTCATCAATTCATTCCGAATGTAATTGCACAAGGTTGTCGCATGATTGTGACGGATCATTACGTTGAAGGTATCGACGTTGGACAGGTCGTCGTTCGTGATACATTGCAGGCAGCACGAATTTTCACGCAGCATGTTATGGATTTCCCGTCGCAAAAGCTTACGACATATGGTGTAACGGGCACAAACGGCAAGACGAGTGTTGCAACAATGATTCATCATCTGCACCGTGCACTGAAAATCAATTCAGCATACCTCGGCACGAACGGATTTCAATATAATGAAGATGTTGCAAAAGGATCAAATTCAACGCCTGAAACAGTGACGCTGAACAATCATATTCAAAGTGCAGTACAAAGTGGAGCACAGGCGATGTCAATGGAGATGTCAAGTCACGGTTTAGCACTTGGACGTACAGATGGCGTTGATATAGACGTTGCAATCTTCACGAACTTAACACAGGACCATCTTGATTTCCATGAAACGATGGAGCGTTATGGTTTTCATAAAGCATTGCTCTTTGCACAGCTTGGCAATGATTACACGAGACAGAAGTATGCTGTCGTAAACGGAGATGATAGCTACGCACGTGAACTGATGATCGCATCACCGCGTGAAGTTATTACGTACGGCATTGACAACGATACTGACGTTAAAGCAGTTAATATTAAAGAGTCAATTCACGGTATTCAGTTTACGATGGTCACGCCTGAAGAAAGTGTTGTTATTGAATGTCCATATATCGGACGCTTTAATGTATATAACATGCTTGCAGCACTGACAGCACTCTGGACACAAGGGCATACATTACAGGATTTAAAACGGGCTGCACAGAGCTTACCACCTGTTGAAGGACGTCTTGAAGTGTTAGACCGCACATTACCGATTGATTTAGTAATAGATTATGCGCATACACCAGACGGTATGAATAAACTTATTGATGCGCTTGAACCATTTAAGCGTGGTAAAATGATTTTCTTAGTCGGTATGACAGGTGAGCGCGATTTAACGAAAACGCCTGAAATGGGTGCAATCGCATGTCGAGCGGATTATGTTATCTTTACACCGGATAATCCGGCAAATGACGACCCTCGTAAACTTACGGATGCACTTGAAAGTGGTGCGACACATACGAACTATGTATCATTTCTTGACCGAGCAGAAGGGATACGTCACGCAATTGCGATGAGTGAACCTGGAGATATGGTAGTGCTAGCTTCAAAAGGTCGGGAACCTTACCAAATAATGAAAGATTATGTGAAAGTACCGCATCGTGATGACTTGATTGGTCTCGACGCGGCATATGATAAATACGGGAGAGATTAACGATGAAAATTAGAAATAGTATAGGAGAAAACTTACAATGTAAAGTATATATACACGAAAACAAAAAAGAAGAAACGTTTTTAGTAAGTATTCCGGATATTTTCTTTTCGATTCAGTTTGATTATGATTTATACGGCGAAGCTTTAGAAGAACATTTATATTTACATTTATTTAACTTATTAGACGAAAAAGATGCATCTGAACTTGCACAACGCATAGTGCAATGGACGAGCGAAACTTAAGGAGCGAATTTATGACATTAAGAGAAGAAGTAGAAATAAGAAAGACGTTTGCCATCATCTCTCACCCGGATGCCGGTAAAACAACTTTAACGGAGAAATTACTATTATTCGGTGGAGCTATTCGTGAAGCCGGAACGGTAAAGGGTAAGAAATCAGGGAAGTTTGCAACGAGTGACTGGATGGAAGTAGAAAAACAACGTGGGATTTCTGTAACAAGTTCGGTTATGCAGTTTGACTACGATAACTTTAAAATCAATATATTAGATACACCAGGGCACGAAGATTTCTCAGAAGATACTTATCGTACGTTAATGGCAGTAGATAGTGCTGTAATGGTTATCGACTGTGCGAAAGGGATCGAGCCGCAAACGTTAAAGTTATTTAAAGTTTGTAAGATGCGTGGCATTCCGATTTTTACATTTATTAACAAACTTGACCGTGTCGGTAAGGAACCGTTTGAACTGCTTGAAGAAATCGAGAAAACACTTGAAATTGAAACGTATCCGATGAACTGGCCGATCGGTATGGGACAATCGTTCTTCGGTATTATCGACCGTAAGACAAAAACAATCGAGCCGTTTAGAGATGAAGAGAACGTGCTGCATCTAGATGAAGATTATGAGCTAAAGGAAAGTCATGCCATCACGTCAGATAGCGCATATGAACAGGCGATTGAAGAATTAATGCTCGTTGATGAAGCAGGCGAAACATTTGATAAAGAAAAACTGATGACTGGTGATTTAACACCTGTGTTCTTCGGATCAGCACTTGCAAACTTCGGTGTACAGAACTTCCTGAATGCATATGTGGACCATGCACCGATGCCATCAGGACGTAAAACGGAGTCAGGTGAAGAAGTATCACCATTTGATGAAAGTTTCAGTGGATTTATATTTAAGATTCAGGCGAATATGAACCCGCAGCATAGAGATAGAATCGCGTTTATGCGTATCGTAAGTGGCGCCTTTGAACGTGGTATGGACATTAAGATGACACGTACGGATAAGAAGATGAAAATTTCCCGTTCAACGTCATTTATGGCAGATGATACGCAAACGGTAAACCATGCAGTGAGTGGTGACATTATCGGACTATATGATTCAGGTAACTTCCAGATAGGTGATACGCTTGTCGGTGGTAACCAGAAGTTCCAGTTTGAGAAATTGCCACAGTTCACACCAGAAATCTTTATGAAAGTGTCACCGAAAAACGTCATGAAGCAAAAACATTTCCATAAAGGGATTGAGCAGCTCGTACAGGAAGGCGCAATCCAGCTATATCGTACATTGCATACGAACCAGCTTATTTTAGGCGCAGTAGGTCAGCTTCAGTTTGAAGTGTTTGAACATCGTATGAATAACGAATACAATGTAGACGTTATCATGGAACCAGTTGGTAGAAAGATTGCACGCTGGATAGAAAACGAAGAAGATATTCGTGATGCAATGAATTCAAGTCGTTCAATACTTGTTGAAGATAGATTTGAAAACAAAGTATTCTTATTTGAGAATGAATTTGCAACACGCTGGTTTTTAGATAAATTCCCGGAAATTAAACTGTACAGTTTACTGTAGGAAATGGAGTTATAAATATGGATCCGTCAATTATTATTACGTACTTATGGGTCGTACTCGTACTCGTAGTATTAGAAGGATTACTCGCAGCAGATAATGCGATTGTTATGGCTGTTATGGTAAAACATTTACCTGAGGAAAAACGTAAGAAAGCCTTATTCTATGGCCTTGTCGGTGCATTTATATTCCGATTTGCTGCGTTATTCGCGATTAGTTTTCTTGCGAAATACTGGCAAATTCAAGCGCTCGGTGCAGCGTATTTGTTATATATGTCGATTAAGAATTTAATAGAATATTATAAAACAGGGGACGCTACAAGTGAAGCTGAAGAAGCGGAACTCGAAAACCACGGTGAAAAGCAAAGTAAAGGTAGTGGGTTCTGGATGACTGTTGCGAAAGTAGAGTT from Macrococcus armenti carries:
- a CDS encoding diglucosyl diacylglycerol synthase is translated as MSNNKKILIITGSYGNGHISVTNSIVNQLNRMHLPNLTVIEHDLYQEAHPIINSIAKKYYINSYKYFRKSYRYFYYANQDNPEKCFYRYYGLNRLINLIMKEKPDLILLTFPTPAMSIIKKDLGVDIPVATVITDYTMHKNWYTPNSNRYFVATEHTKSQLIQYGVDPSIIDVTGIPIHERFNEEVERNAWLTNNGLQPNKKTLLMVAGAFGVVGGFNEMLATLTEESDHQYVVVCGNNTQLIDTLKAAYKDNPNVLIIGFTKEMARWMASCDLMLTKPGGITISESLCKSIPLVFFNPAPGQEGENAIYFTEKGFSRITNSYEETTATVLELLSDEHQLKQYKENMQKHYLPESSKYICMSLMQLLESTNSQSIATSKAGLYARLFAK
- a CDS encoding ABC transporter permease; the encoded protein is MEGSIFLFIMMNLVLAMTALVIGLFISTFATNEFQMIQFIPIIIVPQLLFIGIIPLDTMHPV
- the ltaA gene encoding lipoteichoic acid biosynthesis MFS flippase LtaA yields the protein MPDSSQSKFKGKNFWLMIVILFLMEFARGMYILSFLPILPTVGNITVGIISACITLHFVSDALTNFGIGFLLKRYGTKKVLNAGFFIALMGLTLIVFDRSPVTLFLGAILLGIAVSPIWVIMLSSVEESKRSKHMGYVYFAWLVGMMSGMIGMNLIIKVHPTKFIYLMPLFVLFAWILYLFVQVEVSFIEKKSLKTQYQHIKHVMSRHLVLFPGIMFQGIAIGMLVPILPSYAVNSLNVTTLEYTYILIAGGVGCTISMLFISKFMDDVSNIYSHIVILAGFFIFGVSIMLMTQVVNYTFVLCAAVVIGLFYGLLLPGWNAFMASQVDDALKEESWGVFNSLQGIGTMLGPIIGGIITELFRNTDYTLYTSAIVFISLSLFYMLYFFKSKNA
- a CDS encoding UDP-N-acetylmuramoyl-L-alanyl-D-glutamate--L-lysine ligase, which produces MKTSELLSKIKAKKLYGTFPEHINKVVVDSRNADANSVFVASHGYTVDSHQFIPNVIAQGCRMIVTDHYVEGIDVGQVVVRDTLQAARIFTQHVMDFPSQKLTTYGVTGTNGKTSVATMIHHLHRALKINSAYLGTNGFQYNEDVAKGSNSTPETVTLNNHIQSAVQSGAQAMSMEMSSHGLALGRTDGVDIDVAIFTNLTQDHLDFHETMERYGFHKALLFAQLGNDYTRQKYAVVNGDDSYARELMIASPREVITYGIDNDTDVKAVNIKESIHGIQFTMVTPEESVVIECPYIGRFNVYNMLAALTALWTQGHTLQDLKRAAQSLPPVEGRLEVLDRTLPIDLVIDYAHTPDGMNKLIDALEPFKRGKMIFLVGMTGERDLTKTPEMGAIACRADYVIFTPDNPANDDPRKLTDALESGATHTNYVSFLDRAEGIRHAIAMSEPGDMVVLASKGREPYQIMKDYVKVPHRDDLIGLDAAYDKYGRD
- a CDS encoding TerC family protein, with translation MDPSIIITYLWVVLVLVVLEGLLAADNAIVMAVMVKHLPEEKRKKALFYGLVGAFIFRFAALFAISFLAKYWQIQALGAAYLLYMSIKNLIEYYKTGDATSEAEEAELENHGEKQSKGSGFWMTVAKVEFADIAFAIDSMLAAIAIALTLPKVGPEFGGMNLGQFLVMFTGGMLGVIIMRFAATWFVKLLHDNPSLEAAAFAIVGWVGVKLVVMVLAHEKVGILPHEFPHSTLWQVIFWSVLLGILAIGWFSGKKKA
- a CDS encoding YueH family protein, whose amino-acid sequence is MKIRNSIGENLQCKVYIHENKKEETFLVSIPDIFFSIQFDYDLYGEALEEHLYLHLFNLLDEKDASELAQRIVQWTSET
- a CDS encoding peptide chain release factor 3, encoding MTLREEVEIRKTFAIISHPDAGKTTLTEKLLLFGGAIREAGTVKGKKSGKFATSDWMEVEKQRGISVTSSVMQFDYDNFKINILDTPGHEDFSEDTYRTLMAVDSAVMVIDCAKGIEPQTLKLFKVCKMRGIPIFTFINKLDRVGKEPFELLEEIEKTLEIETYPMNWPIGMGQSFFGIIDRKTKTIEPFRDEENVLHLDEDYELKESHAITSDSAYEQAIEELMLVDEAGETFDKEKLMTGDLTPVFFGSALANFGVQNFLNAYVDHAPMPSGRKTESGEEVSPFDESFSGFIFKIQANMNPQHRDRIAFMRIVSGAFERGMDIKMTRTDKKMKISRSTSFMADDTQTVNHAVSGDIIGLYDSGNFQIGDTLVGGNQKFQFEKLPQFTPEIFMKVSPKNVMKQKHFHKGIEQLVQEGAIQLYRTLHTNQLILGAVGQLQFEVFEHRMNNEYNVDVIMEPVGRKIARWIENEEDIRDAMNSSRSILVEDRFENKVFLFENEFATRWFLDKFPEIKLYSLL